One region of Quercus lobata isolate SW786 chromosome 2, ValleyOak3.0 Primary Assembly, whole genome shotgun sequence genomic DNA includes:
- the LOC115977324 gene encoding putative disease resistance RPP13-like protein 1, producing the protein MSVIGEVALSALFEALFDRLASSDLLKIFQQEQVHADLNNWKKLLMKIRAVLEDAEEKRETNSLVKIWLEELEDLAYDADDILDEFATEVWRRELNPEPHKSKVRKIFDDWVGSNQSFARLMQSKIAEIDSRLQRIVTEKNDLNLRGSTGERIGTERSRVPTTSLVNEDHTYGRDEDKKTIIKLLMSSEFSDAKLTVIPIVGMGGLGKTTLAQLAYNDDDVNSYFDLKAWVCVSEDFDIVRLTKVILQSFTSEHCDVNDLNLIQVELKEKLYGKKFLLILDDVWNKDYDDWTKLRCPFEFGALGSKIIVTTRDHGVSTITGTTQPYDLKVLSNDACWSLFIRHARGSTDSVVHPELEEIRSEILDKCKGSPLAAKVLGGALLSKRNPKELKNVLNSKIWEKNGIIPVLELSYQYLPSHLKRCFAYCSLFPKDYEFEVNELVLLWMAEGLVQETERNKWMEDLGVEYFHDLLMRSFFQQSSNNESLFVMHDLIHDLAEWAARGLCYRMEDKLGSNKQSEISTKVRHFSYTQYYSNGIKKFENLRKDMHVRTFLPLPIKSQSYLAFYGEAQSYFTNYVPNCLLPQLRCLRVLSLCGYVIFELPSSIGNLIHLRYLSLSNTPIRSLPESTGSLYNLQTLILKGCYKLTKLPTKIGDLVNLRYLDITYVDSIREMPVGIEKLKNLHTLSNFVVGKGSGSNIGDLMNLEFLRGRLCISSLENVLDVEDARRANLNGKKNLDALEIKWGFALNDLQDASIAKDVLDMLRPWTTVKELSIDGYIGVQFPTWLGDHSFSDIEVLKIVECKQCISLPAIGHLSSLKFLVIKSMPMVQTIGPEFYGEGRLKSFQNLETLRLEDMQEWQDWIPCGVEHGGFPRLRKLFISQCPKLQGELPRHLPSLEKFSISNCEQLVVSIPSLPTLHKLKIVGCKEVVSKNIEELCLLESITFSIPGLKSLSKEFMEGLVKVKDLKIYNCNELTSLWQDSLISLVRLEIKSCPSLINISLTSTLKTLNINGCGALKSLPISDCTCLEYATIEECSSLMFISKRQLPPTLKSLKINDCENLQFLIDEGEASSLLLKEESINSNASLLEHLVIRRRPSLKCVLLRGDLFVKLKVLEIRNCSELTSLSSSNQLPIALKKLEVQDCPKLESLADNLHDNASLERLGISNCKEIKFLPEGLHKLCHLNDISIYNCCSLVSFPDGGFLPTHLTNLSIQFCEKLEALPRMHMVTTLDIYKCPSMVSLPEEGLPTNLKELSLGGMTNCKQVFEWGLHRLSSLTHLTIYGDEFEDWQSFPKEEDGKMMLLLPTSLTFLSIQGFPDIVFLSSKVFQNLSSLEELWIWDCPKLASLPENSLPPSLLQLRIIECPVLKQNCKKGKGQEWLKNIINIPCVQIDFWPIYELQEEEQQ; encoded by the coding sequence ATGTCAGTCATCGGAGAGGTTGCTTTATCCGCTTTGTTTGAGGCGCTGTTTGACAGGCTAGCCTCCTCTGATTTGCTGAAGATCTTTCAGCAAGAGCAAGTTCATGCTGACCTCAACAACTGGAAGAAATTGCTAATGAAAATCCGTGCAGTTTTGGAGGACGCAGAAGAGAAGCGGGAGACAAACAGTTTGGTGAAGATTTGGCTGGAGGAGCTGGAAGACTTGGCTTATGATGCGGATGATATCTTGGATGAGTTTGCTACTGAAGTTTGGCGACGTGAGTTGAACCCAGAACCCCACAAAAGTAAGGTACGGAAGATCTTCGATGATTGGGTTGGTTCGAATCAAAGTTTTGCTAGGTTGATGCAGTCCAAGATTGCAGAGATTGACTCAAGACTACAAAGAATTGTGACAGAAAAGAATGATTTGAATTTGAGAGGAAGCACTGGGGAAAGGATTGGAACAGAAAGATCAAGGGTGCCCACTACTTCTCTGGTGAACGAAGACCATACTTATGGCAGGGATGAGGACAAAAAGACTATCATCAAGTTATTGATGAGTAGTGAATTTAGTGATGCTAAACTCACTGTGATTCCCATAGTTGGTATGGGAGGTCTGGGTAAGACAACTCTTGCCCAACTAGCGTACAACGACGATGATGTCAACAgttattttgatttgaaagcatgggtttgtgtttctgaAGATTTTGACATCGTAAGGTTGACAAAAGTAATTCTACAGTCTTTCACTTCTGAGCACTGCGATGTTAATGATTTAAACTTAATACAAGTCGAATTGAAGGAGAAATTATATGGCAAGAAGTTTCTGCTCATTCTAGATGATGTTTGGAACAAAGACTACGATGATTGGACTAAACTACGTTGTCCTTTTGAATTTGGGGCTCTAGGAAGCAAAATTATTGTCACCACTCGGGATCATGGTGTGTCAACAATAACGGGAACTACTCAACCTTACGACTTGAAAGTGCTATCAAATGATGCCTGTTGGAGTCTATTTATCCGACATGCACGAGGGTCAACTGATTCTGTTGTGCATCCAGAACTTGAAGAAATTCGTAGTGAAATTTTAGACAAGTGCAAGGGGTCACCTTTGGCAGCAAAAGTACTTGGAGGCGCTTTACTTAGTAAACGCAATCCTAAAGAATTGAAAAATGTGTTAAATAGTAagatttgggaaaaaaatggtATTATTCCAGTTCTTGAATTGAGCTACCAATACCTCCCTTCACATTTAAAGAGGTGTTTTGCGTATTGTTCACTATTCCCAAAAGATTATGAATTTGAGGTGAATGAGCTTGTCTTGTTATGGATGGCAGAAGGTTTGGTTCAAGAAACAGAAAGAAACAAGTGGATGGAAGATCTTGGTGTTGAATATTTTCATGATCTACTCATGAGATCATTCTTTCAACAGTCAAGCAATAATGAATCACTCTTTGTCATGCATGATCTCATCCATGATCTGGCTGAATGGGCAGCAAGAGGCTTGTGCTACAGAATGGAAGATAAATTGGGTAGTAATAAGCAATCTGAGATTTCTACAAAGGTACGACATTTCTCGTACACTCAATATTATTCTAATGGcatcaaaaagtttgaaaacCTCCGCAAAGATATGCATGTACGAACATTCCTACCCCTACCAATAAAGTCCCAAAGCTACTTAGCATTCTATGGAGAGGCCCAAAGCTACTTCACAAACTATGTTCCTAATTGTTTGTTGCCACAACTAAGATGCTTAAGAGTATTATCTTTATGCGGATATGTAATCTTTGAGCTACCAAGCTCAATCGGTAATTTGATACATCTAAGATATCTCAGCCTTTCTAATACTCCAATTAGAAGTTTACCAGAATCAACAGGTTCTCTATACAATTTGCAGACATTGATTTTGAAAGGTTGTTACAAACTCACAAAGTTACCAACCAAAATTGGTGATCTTGTTAATCTTCGGTATCTCGACATTACATATGTGGATTCAATTAGAGAGATGCCAGTgggaattgaaaaattaaagaacttaCATACACTATCTAATTTTGTTGTGGGTAAAGGTAGTGGATCCAATATAGGAGACTTGATGAACTTGGAGTTTCTTCGGGGAAGATTATGCATTTCAAGTTTGGAGAATGTGCTTGATGTTGAGGATGCAAGAAGGGCCAATTTAAACGGTAAGAAGAATTTAGATGCACTAGAGATCAAATGGGGGTTTGCACTTAATGATTTACAAGATGCAAGCATTGCAAAAGATGTTCTTGACATGCTACGACCTTGGACAACGGTGAAAGAACTTTCAATTGATGGCTATATCGGTGTGCAATTCCCAACATGGTTAGGAGACCATTCATTTTCTGATATTGAGGTCCTAAAGATTGTCGAATGTAAACAATGCATATCCTTACCTGCTATTGGACATCTATCCTCCCTCAAATTCCTTGTCATTAAGAGTATGCCTATGGTGCAGACCATTGGTCCTGAGTTTTATGGGGAAGGTCGGTTGAAATCTTTTCAAAACTTAGAAACGCTTCGCTTGGAAGATATGCAAGAATGGCAAGATTGGATTCCTTGTGGAGTTGAGCATGGAGGATTCCCTCGCTTGCGTAAGCTTTTTATCTCTCAATGCCCCAAATTGCAAGGGGAATTGCCACGCCATCTCCCATCATtggaaaaattttctattaGTAATTGTGAGCAGTTGGTTGTTTCAATTCCAAGCCTTCCAACGCTCCATAAATTAAAGATTGTGGGGTGTAAGGAGGTGGTGAGCAAAAATATAGAAGAGTTATGCTTGCTGGAGTCGATTACTTTTTCTATTCCAGGTCTTAAAAGCTTATCAAAGGAGTTCATGGAAGGGTTAGTAAAGGTAAAAGATCTAAAGATATATAATTGTAATGAGCTAACATCTTTGTGGCAAGATAGTCTCATTTCCCTTGTTAGGCTGGAAATCAAGTCGTGTCCAAGTCTCATCAACATCAGCTTGACGTCAACATTAAAGACATTGAATATTAATGGTTGTGGTGCTTTAAAATCCCTACCAATTTCCGATTGTACATGCCTAGAATATGCAACTATTGAGGAAtgtagttctttgatgttcatTTCAAAACGCCAGCTACCTCCAACTTTGAAAAGTCTAAAGATAAATGATTGCGAGAATTTGCAATTTTTGATAGACGAGGGAGAGGCTTCTTCTTTATTATTGAAAGAGGAGAGTATTAACAGTAATGCATCTCTTCTTGAGCACTTGGTTATTAGACGTCGTCCATCTCTAAAATGTGTACTATTAAGAGGTGACCTATTTGTGAAGCTTAAAGTCCTTGAGATTCGGAATTGCTCAGAGCTGACATCATTATCATCAAGTAACCAGTTACCTATTGCCCTTAAAAAACTTGAAGTACAGGATTGCCCAAAGTTAGAGTCACTGGCGGACAACTTACACGATAACGCGTCTCTTGAACGTCTTGGAATCAGTAATTgtaaagagattaaattcttaCCGGAGGGCCTACACAAACTCTGCCACTTGAATGACATAAGCATATACAACTGTTGTAGTCTTGTTTCATTTCCGGATGGAGGGTTTCTCCCCACTCACCTTACAAATCTTTCGATCCAGTTCTGTGAGAAACTAGAGGCCTTGCCCCGCATGCATATGGTCACTACTCTTGATATATATAAATGTCCAAGCATGGTATCCTTACCAGAAGAGGGCTTGCCAACAAACCTAAAGGAACTTTCGTTGGGAGGGATGACTAACTGTAAGCAAGTATTTGAATGGGGATTACACAGACTCTCGTCTCTTACACATCTCACCATTTATGGTGATGAATTTGAGGATTGGCAGTCGTTTCCTAAGGAGGAAGATGGGAAGATGATGCTACTGCTACCTACCTCTCTAACCTTCCTGTCGATTCAAGGTTTTCCAGATATAGTGTTCCTATCCTCCAAGGTATTTCAAAACCTCTCTTCACTTGAAGAACTGTGGATCTGGGATTGCCCTAAACTCGCATCCCTTCCAGAGAACAGCCTGCCTCCCTCACTTCTGCAACTACGAATTATTGAATGTCCAGTGCTGAAACAAAACTGCAAGAAAGGAAAAGGGCAAGAGTGGTTgaagaatatcatcaacatcCCTTGCGTTCAGATTGATTTCTGGCCCATCTACGAGCTGCAGGAGGAGGAGCAGCAATAA
- the LOC115977326 gene encoding putative disease resistance RPP13-like protein 1 yields MSVIGEVALSALFEALFDRLASSDLLKIFQQEQVHADLNNWKKLLMKIRAVLEDAEEKRETNSLVKIWLEELEDLAYDADDILDEFATEVLRRELNPEPHKSKVRKIFDDWVGSNQSFARLMQSKIAEIDSRLQRIVTEENDLNLRGSTGERIGTERSRVPTTSLVNEDHTYGRDEDKKTIIKLLMSSEFSDAKLSVIPLVGMGGLGKTTLAQLVYNDDDVNGYFDWKSWVCVSEDFDIVRVTKAILESITDENCNINDLDKIQVKLKEKLYGKKFLVILDDVWNKDYDDWTKLRCPFEFGAPGSTIIVTTRDHAVSTIMGTTPPHQLKELSNDACWSLFIQHARGSTDSIAYPEFEEIGSEILDKCKGSPLAAKVLGGALRTKRNPNELKNVLNSKIWEKNGIIPVLELSYQYLPSHLKRCFAYCSLFPKDYEFEENELVLLWMAEGLVQETESNKSMEDLGVECFHDLLMRSFFQQSSNNGSLFVMHDLINDLARWAASGLFYRMEDALGSNKQSEISTKVRHFSYIRHYLDGIKKFENFPKNMHFRTFLPVTIKPSGYLGNYLGNYLTNYVPNCLLPRLRCLRVLSLCEYDIFELPSSIGGLKHLRYLNLSNTSIRSLPESTSSLYNLQTLMLKGCHKLTKLPEKIRDLVNLRYLDIRNANLIREMPVGIEKLKNIHTLSNFVVGKDNGSKIGDLMNLEFLRGRLCISSLENVLDVEDVRRANLNGKKNLDALEIKWGTPSDLQDASIAKDVLDMLRPWTTVKELSIDGYIGVQFPTWLGDHSFSQIEDLKIVGCKQCISLPAIGHLSSLKFLVIESMPMVQTIGPEFYGEGWLKPFQLLEKLHFEDMQEWQDWIPCGVEYGEFPCLRELFISQCPKLQGELPRHLPSLEKFSISNCEQLVVSIPSLPMLCELQIVGCKEVVSKNIEELCLLESITFSIPGLKSLSKEFMEGLAKVKDLKIYNCNELTSMWQDSLISLVRLGIRSCPSLINISLTSTLKTLNIYGCGALKSLPMSNCTCLEYATIEECSSLMFISKRQLPLTLKSLEINDCENLQFLIDEGEASSLLLKEESINSNASLLEHLVIRDCPSLKCVLLRGDLFVKLKVLKIWKCSELTSLSSSNQLPIALKKLEVEDCPKLESLADNLHNDASLESLGISGCEEIKFLPEGLHKLCHLNDIRIEDCCSLVSFPDGGFLPTHLTNLSICGCEKLEALPRMHMVTTLYIYKCPSIVSLPEEGLPTNLKELWLGGMTNCKQVFEWGLHRLSSLTRLTICGDEFEDWQSFPEEEDGKMMLLLPTSLTYLSIHEFPDIVSLSSKVFQNLSSLEVLWIWGCPKLASLPENGLPPSLLELQIRFCPVLKQHCKKGKGQEWLKNIINVPCVQIDLMSIYKLQEEEQQ; encoded by the coding sequence AGAAGAGAATGATTTGAATTTGAGAGGAAGCACTGGGGAAAGGATTGGAACAGAAAGATCAAGGGTGCCCACTACTTCTCTGGTGAACGAAGACCATACTTATGGCAGGGATGAGGACAAAAAGACTATCATCAAGTTATTGATGAGTAGTGAATTTAGTGATGCTAAACTCTCTGTGATTCCCCTAGTTGGTATGGGAGGTCTGGGTAAGACAACTCTTGCCCAACTAGTGTACAACGATGATGATGTCAACGGTTATTTTGATTGGAAatcatgggtttgtgtttctgaAGATTTTGACATTGTAAGGGTGACAAAAGCAATTCTAGAATCTATCACTGATGAGAATTGTAATATTAATGATTTAGACAAAATACAAGTGAAATTGAAGGAGAAATTATATGGCAAGAAGTTTCTGGTCATTCTAGATGATGTTTGGAACAAAGACTATGATGATTGGACTAAACTACGTTGTCCATTTGAATTCGGGGCTCCAGGAAGCACAATTATTGTCACCACTCGAGATCATGCTGTGTCAACAATAATGGGAACTACTCCACCTCACCAGTTGAAAGAGCTATCAAATGATGCTTGTTGGAGTCTATTTATCCAACATGCACGAGGGTCAACAGATTCTATTGCATATCCAGAATTTGAAGAAATTGGTAGTGAAATTTTAGACAAGTGCAAGGGCTCACCTTTGGCAGCAAAAGTACTTGGAGGCGCTTTACGCACTAAACGAAATCCTAATGAGTTGAAAAACGTGTTAAATAGTAagatttgggaaaaaaatggtATTATTCCAGTTCTTGAATTGAGCTACCAATACCTCCCTTCTCATTTGAAGAGGTGTTTTGCGTACTGTTCACTATTCCCAAAAGATTATGAATTTGAGGAGAATGAGCTTGTCTTGTTATGGATGGCAGAAGGTTTGGTTCAAGAAACAGAAAGCAACAAGTCGATGGAAGATCTTGGTGTTGAGTGTTTTCATGATCTACTCATGAGATCATTCTTTCAACAATCAAGCAATAATGGATCACTCTTTGTCATGCATGATCTTATCAATGATCTAGCTCGATGGGCAGCAAGTGGCTTATTCTATAGAATGGAAGATGCATTGGGAAGTAATAAGCAATCCGAGATTTCTACAAAGGTACGACATTTCTCTTACATTCGACATTATCTTGATGGcatcaaaaagtttgaaaacTTCCCCAAAAATATGCATTTTCGAACATTCTTACCCGTAACAATCAAGCCGTCAGGCTACTTAGGAAACTACTTAGGAAACTACTTAACAAACTATGTTCCTAATTGTTTGTTGCCACGACTAAGATGCTTAAGGGTATTATCTTTATGTGAATATGATATCTTTGAGCTACCAAGTTCAATCGGTGGCCTGAAACATCTAAGATACCTCAACCTTTCTAATACTTCAATTAGAAGTTTACCAGAATCAACAAGTTCTCTATACAATTTGCAAACATTGATGTTGAAAGGCTGTCACAAACTTACAAAGTTACCGGAGAAAATTAGGGATCTAGTTAATCTTCGGTATCTCGACATTAGAAATGCCAATTTAATTAGAGAAATGCCGGTgggaatagaaaaattaaagaacatacATACGCTATCCAATTTTGTTGTGGGGAAAGATAATGGATCCAAGATAGGAGACTTGATGAACTTGGAGTTTCTTCGGGGAAGACTTTGCATTTCAAGTTTGGAGAATGTGCTTGATGTTGAGGATGTAAGAAGGGCCAATTTAAATGGTAAGAAGAATTTAGATGCACTAGAGATCAAATGGGGGACACCTAGTGATTTACAAGATGCAAGCATTGCGAAAGATGTTCTTGACATGCTACGACCTTGGACAACGGTGAAAGAACTTTCAATTGATGGCTATATTGGTGTGCAATTCCCAACATGGTTGGGAGACCATTCATTTTCTCAAATTGAGGACCTAAAGATTGTCGGATGTAAACAATGCATATCCTTACCTGCTATTGGACATCTATCCTCCCTCAAATTCCTTGTCATTGAGAGTATGCCTATGGTGCAGACCATTGGTCCTGAGTTTTATGGGGAAGGTTGGTTGAAACCTTTTCAATTATTAGAAAAACTTCACTTTGAGGATATGCAAGAATGGCAAGATTGGATTCCTTGTGGAGTTGAGTACGGAGAATTCCCTTGCTTGCGTGAGCTTTTTATCTCTCAATGCCCCAAATTGCAAGGGGAATTGCCACGCCATCTCCCATCATtggaaaaattttctattaGTAATTGTGAGCAATTGGTTGTTTCAATTCCAAGCCTTCCAATGCTCTGTGAATTACAAATTGTGGGGTGCAAGGAGGTGGTGAGCAAAAATATAGAAGAGTTATGCTTGCTGGAGTCGATTACTTTTTCTATTCCAGGTCTTAAAAGCTTATCAAAGGAGTTCATGGAAGGGTTAGCAAAGGTAAAAGATCTAAAGATATATAATTGTAATGAGCTAACATCTATGTGGCAAGATAGTCTCATTTCCCTTGTTAGGCTGGGAATTAGGTCGTGCCCAAGTCTCATCAACATCAGCTTGACGTCAACATTAAAGACATTGAATATTTATGGTTGTGGTGCTTTAAAATCCCTACCAATGTCCAATTGTACATGCCTAGAATATGCAACTATTGAGGAAtgtagttctttgatgttcatTTCAAAACGCCAGCTACCTCTAACTTTGAAAAGTCTAGAGATAAATGATTGCGAGAATTTGCAATTTTTGATAGACGAGGGAGAGGCTTCTTCTTTATTATTGAAAGAGGAGAGTATTAACAGTAATGCATCTCTTCTTGAGCACTTGGTTATTAGAGATTGTCCATCTCTAAAATGTGTACTATTAAGAGGTGACCTATTTGTGAAGCTTAAAGTCCTTAAGATTTGGAAATGCTCAGAGCTGACATCATTATCATCAAGTAACCAGTTACCTATTGCCCTTAAAAAACTTGAAGTAGAGGATTGCCCAAAGTTAGAGTCACTGGCGGACAACTTACACAATGACGCGTCTCTTGAAAGTCTTGGAATCAGTGGTTGTGAAGAGATTAAATTCTTACCGGAGGGCCTACACAAACTCTGCCACTTGAATGACATAAGGATAGAAGACTGTTGTAGTCTTGTTTCATTTCCGGATGGAGGGTTTCTCCCCACTCACCTTACAAATCTTTCGATCTGTGGCTGTGAGAAACTAGAGGCCTTGCCCCGCATGCATATGGTCActactctttatatatataaatgtccAAGCATAGTATCCTTACCAGAAGAGGGCTTGCCGACAAACCTAAAGGAACTTTGGTTGGGAGGGATGACTAACTGTAAGCAAGTATTTGAATGGGGATTACACAGACTCTCGTCTCTTACACGTCTCACCATTTGTGGTGATGAATTTGAGGATTGGCAGTCGTTTCCTGAGGAGGAAGATGGGAAGATGATGCTGCTGCTACCTACCTCTCTAACCTACCTGTCGATTCACGAATTTCCAGATATAGTGTCTCTATCTTCCAAGGTATTTCAAAACCTCTCTTCACTTGAAGTTCTGTGGATCTGGGGTTGCCCTAAACTCGCATCCCTCCCAGAGAACGGCCTGCCTCCCTCTCTTCTGGAACTACAAATTCGTTTTTGTCCAGTGCTGAAACAACACTGCAAGAAAGGAAAAGGGCAAGAGTGGTTGAAGAATATCATCAACGTCCCTTGCGTTCAGATTGATTTGATGTCCATCTACAAGCTGCAGGAGGAGGAGCAGCAATAA